Proteins encoded together in one Deinococcus irradiatisoli window:
- a CDS encoding ABC transporter ATP-binding protein, translating into MTDRAIPGSSPPLALQTRDLGRQYGPVIAAEGVNLSVAPGETLALLGPSGSGKSTVLRLIAGLERPDAGQVMVSGREVTSLPPEARHLGLVFQDYALFPHLNVLGNVAYGPRRRGAARIQAEQQAREALQLVGLEALERRRTSELSGGQQQRVALARALAPGPPLLLLDEPLSNLDEQLRARLREDLRSLFGRLGTAVVIVTHDQREALALADRVALMRAGRVVQLGAAAEVFAAPVSAWAAEFLGQPNVFALPGQPGRAVMVPEQAVRLGEGPRWPVISRQRSERGQTLKVAHPLGDLTLHLSAREAAAFSGPELALDLDDAGLRELPDDRQQGGGQGTGPAGLTPL; encoded by the coding sequence ATGACTGACCGGGCGATTCCAGGGTCTTCCCCGCCGCTGGCCTTGCAGACCCGCGACCTCGGCCGCCAGTACGGCCCGGTGATCGCCGCCGAGGGCGTGAACCTGAGTGTGGCGCCCGGCGAGACGCTGGCCCTGCTGGGGCCTTCCGGCAGCGGCAAGAGCACGGTGCTGCGCCTCATCGCCGGTCTGGAGCGCCCCGATGCCGGGCAGGTGATGGTGTCGGGACGCGAGGTGACTTCCCTGCCGCCGGAAGCCCGGCACCTGGGGCTGGTATTTCAGGACTACGCGCTCTTTCCGCACCTGAACGTGCTGGGCAACGTGGCTTACGGGCCACGGCGGCGCGGCGCGGCGCGAATCCAGGCTGAGCAGCAGGCCAGGGAAGCCCTGCAACTGGTGGGCCTGGAAGCGCTGGAACGTCGGCGCACCAGCGAGCTCTCGGGCGGACAGCAGCAGCGCGTCGCCCTGGCCCGCGCCCTGGCGCCGGGGCCGCCCTTGTTGCTGCTCGACGAACCGCTCTCCAACCTCGACGAGCAGTTGCGCGCCCGGCTGCGAGAAGACCTGCGCTCGCTCTTCGGGCGCCTGGGCACGGCGGTGGTGATCGTGACCCACGACCAGCGCGAGGCCCTGGCCCTGGCCGACCGAGTAGCGCTGATGCGCGCCGGGCGGGTGGTGCAATTGGGCGCCGCCGCCGAGGTGTTCGCCGCGCCGGTCAGCGCCTGGGCCGCCGAATTTCTGGGCCAGCCGAACGTGTTCGCCCTGCCGGGCCAGCCGGGACGGGCGGTGATGGTGCCTGAGCAGGCCGTGCGGCTGGGTGAAGGCCCACGGTGGCCCGTGATCTCCCGGCAGCGCAGCGAGCGCGGCCAGACGCTGAAAGTGGCGCACCCGCTCGGCGACCTCACCCTGCACCTCAGCGCCCGCGAGGCCGCCGCCTTCAGCGGCCCGGAGCTGGCGCTGGACCTCGACGACGCCGGGCTTCGCGAGCTGCCCGACGACCGGCAGCAAGGCGGCGGCCAGGGCACAGGCCCCGCCGGATTGACGCCGCTTTGA
- a CDS encoding serine hydrolase has translation MTRRLLRLGLALLCCAGIPANASLPVFVTLPSPGVSGAAPVPGDPTCGPLITAPAPLQPLPGSVTGRVGFYAALYDTQLRPLRASALGQTNALFALGSAFKPQVVRAALQEVDAGRLSLKALITTTPGKRSIERYPAGQNTVSQLAQWALERSDNTASDLLQLGIGPDKIARAVRALSPCTTILHTTKAWWAAQAGLMPDIFPNLVPDALSAARQPFETRLQLAARLNARAQQFSGPQVEAALETYFHGPAYAPELEVALQNTSTPQSYADLLVRTLGGAGLQPLTGKLFRGWLSRSCCQPKTPGLNTTYWGHKAGSGWRLLTLTGYAELPGGQKLAYAYFNDQSSTLESEDMERQIPAVVSWIDGVLSSLARG, from the coding sequence ATGACGCGCCGCCTGCTCCGCCTCGGCCTCGCCCTGCTCTGCTGCGCTGGTATACCGGCCAACGCCTCGCTGCCGGTGTTCGTGACGCTTCCTTCTCCGGGCGTCTCGGGCGCGGCGCCGGTTCCCGGCGACCCCACCTGCGGCCCGCTGATCACCGCCCCCGCACCGCTTCAGCCGCTGCCCGGCAGCGTCACGGGCCGGGTGGGGTTCTACGCCGCGCTCTACGATACCCAGCTGCGGCCCCTGCGGGCCAGCGCGCTCGGGCAGACCAACGCCCTGTTCGCGCTGGGCAGCGCCTTCAAGCCGCAGGTGGTGCGGGCGGCGCTGCAGGAAGTGGACGCCGGTCGGCTGAGCCTGAAGGCGCTGATCACCACCACGCCCGGCAAGCGCAGCATCGAGCGCTACCCGGCCGGGCAGAACACCGTCTCGCAGCTGGCGCAGTGGGCGCTGGAGCGCAGCGACAACACCGCCTCGGACCTGCTGCAGCTCGGCATCGGGCCGGACAAGATCGCCCGGGCGGTGCGGGCGCTGAGCCCCTGCACCACCATCCTGCACACCACCAAGGCGTGGTGGGCGGCGCAGGCGGGCCTGATGCCGGACATTTTCCCCAACCTGGTGCCGGACGCGCTCTCGGCCGCCCGGCAGCCGTTCGAAACGCGGCTGCAACTGGCCGCCCGGCTCAATGCCCGCGCCCAGCAGTTCAGCGGCCCGCAGGTCGAGGCGGCGCTGGAAACCTATTTTCACGGCCCGGCCTACGCGCCGGAACTCGAAGTGGCGCTGCAGAACACCAGCACCCCGCAAAGCTACGCCGACCTGCTCGTCCGCACCCTGGGCGGCGCGGGCCTGCAGCCGCTGACCGGCAAGCTGTTTCGCGGCTGGCTGTCGCGCTCGTGCTGCCAGCCGAAAACGCCGGGCCTGAACACCACCTACTGGGGCCACAAGGCCGGCAGCGGCTGGCGGCTGCTGACCCTGACCGGCTACGCCGAACTGCCGGGCGGGCAGAAACTGGCCTACGCCTACTTCAACGACCAGTCCAGCACCCTGGAATCCGAGGACATGGAGCGCCAGATTCCGGCGGTGGTCAGCTGGATCGACGGCGTGCTCAGCAGCCTGGCACGCGGATGA
- a CDS encoding ABC transporter permease encodes MTYRKRVRRFFSPLPVPALGWLIALPALAFLLAFLVCPLLSVLRLGGVHFGVWTEPYFLARLAWTLEQAGLTVLLGALIAWPLGYLLARHRVPGKLALLRLLLLPFVTPTLVAVLGLTALLGPRGWLTQLSGINLSQGPALIIVGNLFFNLPIMLRLAYGGFARVPPSLIGAARTLGASSTRAAVTVALPLAAPGLGAGAILVFLYSALSFALPLTLGGERYATLEVEIYTLTAYELNLPDASALILGQLLIALAATLTYTRLVGGAVIAAPRHLPRPRGGAALLLYGLLGLTLLICFSPLAAVALRSVLGEHGLTLAFWHGLIAPDTDPPLSLMLGNTLRFAGLTLIGAVLLGASHALGAYLSRSRPLDALSLLPLMLSPVSVGVGYLLSYPGWAAQLYLLIAAYTLIASPLITRSVLPALRALPLRALEAARTLGAGPLTAWRTVALPLVWPSLRGGAALSLATVLGEFGATLVLTRPEWTTLSTGLYERLGRPGAQNLGEACALATLLLALALGAFSVLDGGEGEVA; translated from the coding sequence TTGACGTACCGTAAGCGGGTGCGCCGCTTTTTCTCGCCGCTCCCGGTGCCGGCCCTCGGCTGGCTCATCGCCCTGCCGGCACTGGCCTTTTTGCTGGCCTTTCTGGTCTGTCCGCTGCTGAGCGTGCTGCGGCTGGGCGGCGTTCATTTCGGTGTCTGGACCGAGCCGTATTTCCTGGCGCGGCTGGCCTGGACCCTGGAGCAGGCGGGCCTGACGGTGCTGCTCGGGGCATTGATCGCCTGGCCGCTGGGCTACCTGCTGGCGCGCCACCGCGTCCCGGGCAAGCTGGCCCTGCTGCGGCTGCTGCTGCTGCCGTTCGTGACGCCGACGCTGGTGGCGGTGCTGGGCCTCACCGCCCTGCTGGGGCCACGCGGCTGGCTCACGCAGCTCAGCGGCATCAACCTTTCGCAGGGCCCGGCGCTGATCATCGTGGGCAACCTGTTTTTCAATCTGCCGATCATGCTGCGCCTGGCCTACGGCGGCTTTGCCCGCGTGCCGCCCAGCTTGATCGGGGCGGCGCGCACGCTGGGGGCCAGCAGCACGCGCGCCGCCGTGACGGTGGCCCTGCCGCTGGCCGCGCCGGGGCTGGGCGCGGGGGCCATCCTGGTGTTTCTCTACAGCGCCCTGTCGTTCGCCCTGCCGCTGACGCTGGGCGGCGAGCGCTACGCCACCCTGGAAGTCGAGATCTATACCCTGACCGCCTACGAGCTCAACCTTCCCGACGCCAGCGCCCTGATTCTGGGCCAGCTGCTGATCGCCCTGGCGGCCACCCTGACGTATACCCGCCTGGTCGGCGGCGCGGTGATCGCCGCCCCGCGCCACCTTCCCCGGCCCCGGGGTGGGGCGGCGCTGCTTTTGTACGGTCTGCTCGGCCTGACACTGCTGATCTGCTTCTCGCCGCTGGCGGCGGTGGCGCTGCGCAGCGTGCTGGGCGAGCACGGCCTGACGCTGGCCTTCTGGCACGGGTTGATCGCCCCGGACACCGACCCGCCGCTCTCGCTGATGCTGGGCAATACCCTGCGCTTCGCGGGCCTGACGCTCATCGGGGCGGTGCTGCTGGGCGCTTCGCACGCGCTGGGCGCCTACCTCAGCCGCTCTCGCCCGCTCGACGCGCTGTCGCTGCTGCCTCTGATGCTCTCGCCGGTCAGCGTGGGGGTGGGGTACCTGCTGAGCTATCCCGGCTGGGCGGCGCAGCTGTATTTGCTGATCGCGGCCTACACCCTGATCGCCTCGCCGCTGATCACCCGCAGCGTGCTGCCGGCCTTACGGGCTTTGCCGCTGCGGGCCCTGGAAGCGGCCCGCACGCTGGGGGCCGGCCCGCTGACCGCCTGGCGCACGGTGGCGTTGCCGCTGGTCTGGCCCTCGCTGCGCGGCGGCGCGGCCCTGTCGCTGGCCACCGTGCTGGGCGAGTTCGGCGCGACGCTGGTGCTGACCCGCCCCGAATGGACCACCCTCAGCACCGGGCTCTACGAGCGCCTGGGGCGGCCCGGCGCCCAGAACCTGGGCGAGGCCTGCGCGCTGGCGACCCTGCTGCTTGCGCTGGCCCTGGGGGCCTTCAGCGTGCTCGACGGCGGCGAAGGTGAGGTGGCGTAG
- a CDS encoding HD domain-containing protein, producing MNSSPSILTERFQDALLLAARWHAPQTRKGSGVPYLSHLLGVASLALEFGADEDEAIAALLHDALEDGPHNTGRTHADLRGEIVSRFGEGVARLVDAATDATPDPQGAKPDWATRKRTYLEHLPQAAVSGLLVSAADKLYNARTILVDLLGEGEAVFSRFTAGKAGTLQYYRLLADRYRRAAERPEVAARPRLLALFAELERTVAALEREVGVSEAEVRAYPALA from the coding sequence ATGAACTCCTCACCATCCATCCTGACCGAACGCTTCCAGGACGCACTGCTCCTGGCCGCCCGCTGGCACGCGCCGCAGACCCGCAAGGGCAGCGGCGTGCCGTACCTGTCACACCTGCTGGGGGTGGCGTCGCTGGCCCTGGAATTCGGGGCCGACGAAGACGAGGCCATCGCGGCCCTGTTACACGACGCGCTGGAAGACGGCCCCCACAACACCGGACGCACCCACGCCGACCTGCGCGGCGAGATCGTCTCGCGTTTCGGCGAAGGCGTGGCGCGGCTGGTGGACGCCGCCACCGACGCCACCCCCGATCCGCAGGGTGCCAAGCCCGACTGGGCCACCCGCAAACGCACTTACCTCGAGCATCTGCCGCAGGCGGCGGTGTCAGGGCTGCTGGTTTCGGCGGCCGACAAGCTCTACAACGCCCGCACCATTCTGGTGGACCTGCTGGGCGAGGGCGAGGCGGTCTTCTCCCGCTTCACCGCCGGAAAAGCCGGGACCCTGCAGTACTACCGCCTGCTGGCCGACCGCTACCGCCGCGCTGCCGAGCGCCCCGAGGTGGCGGCCCGCCCGCGCCTGCTGGCCCTCTTTGCCGAACTTGAACGGACCGTCGCGGCCCTGGAGCGCGAAGTGGGGGTCAGCGAGGCCGAAGTGCGCGCTTACCCGGCGCTGGCGTAG
- a CDS encoding branched-chain amino acid ABC transporter substrate-binding protein, translating into MPMKRSLLLPTALSLFAALSLAQAASYKIVTVSPLSGSLTAIGSEVKRGAELAFKDRAAQLRSLGIDVTLESFDDQASATKGGTIAQTVLADKSIIGVVGALNSSVSNVLGAAFAPEKLALISPASTNDGLTDNKWSNFNRVVSPDRAQSVAAAAYIAETIKPKSVFVVSDNTAYGNGLTKSLLGNLKDRHVAVAAYAGASTPAQIADVIKKIKASGAQMVYFGGTDDTGGQLIQGLRAAGVKADFMGGDGLDSPSFLQRAGKAAVGVTYTTVFGPVNTFSNYLNFSENYRAAYKTDPSGVAVYAYDATNALISALETSVAGGTQPTRAQLSAAVRKVNLPACFSTDKDCLTITGALSFNAEGERTRSRLLIMKYDEMYQAKMAKIQTVNAADLK; encoded by the coding sequence ATGCCGATGAAACGCTCCCTGCTGCTTCCGACCGCCCTCAGCCTGTTCGCCGCCCTCAGCCTCGCCCAGGCCGCCAGCTACAAAATTGTCACCGTCAGTCCGCTCAGCGGCAGCCTGACCGCCATCGGCAGCGAAGTCAAACGCGGCGCCGAACTCGCCTTCAAGGACCGCGCCGCCCAGCTCAGGAGCCTGGGGATCGACGTGACCCTGGAATCGTTCGACGATCAGGCCTCGGCCACCAAGGGCGGCACCATCGCCCAGACGGTGCTGGCCGACAAGAGCATCATCGGGGTGGTGGGAGCGCTGAATTCCAGCGTCTCGAACGTGCTCGGCGCGGCCTTCGCGCCCGAAAAGCTGGCGTTGATCTCGCCGGCCAGCACCAACGACGGCCTGACCGACAACAAGTGGAGCAACTTCAACCGGGTGGTGTCGCCGGACCGCGCCCAGAGCGTGGCCGCCGCCGCCTACATCGCCGAGACGATCAAGCCCAAGTCGGTGTTCGTGGTTTCGGACAACACCGCCTACGGCAACGGCCTGACCAAGAGCCTGCTCGGCAACCTCAAAGACCGCCACGTGGCCGTTGCGGCGTATGCCGGCGCCTCCACCCCAGCCCAGATCGCCGACGTGATCAAGAAGATCAAGGCCAGCGGCGCCCAGATGGTGTACTTCGGCGGCACCGACGACACCGGCGGCCAGCTGATTCAGGGCCTGCGTGCGGCAGGTGTCAAGGCCGACTTCATGGGCGGTGACGGGCTCGATTCGCCGAGCTTCCTGCAGCGCGCCGGCAAGGCCGCCGTGGGCGTGACCTACACCACCGTGTTCGGCCCGGTCAACACCTTCTCCAACTACCTCAATTTCTCCGAGAACTACCGCGCCGCCTACAAAACCGATCCCAGCGGCGTGGCGGTCTATGCCTACGACGCCACCAACGCCCTGATCTCGGCGCTGGAAACCAGCGTGGCTGGCGGCACCCAGCCGACCCGCGCCCAGCTCAGCGCCGCCGTGCGCAAGGTGAACCTGCCGGCCTGCTTTTCCACCGACAAAGACTGCCTGACCATCACCGGGGCGCTGTCGTTCAATGCGGAGGGCGAGCGCACCCGCTCGCGCCTGCTGATCATGAAGTACGACGAGATGTACCAGGCCAAGATGGCCAAGATTCAGACCGTCAACGCCGCCGACCTGAAGTAA
- the ffh gene encoding signal recognition particle protein: protein MFESLGNKLQDILERLQREKTLTDAQVKAAMREIRMALLEADVNFGVAKEFVARVSEKAVGQEVLGSLDAGQMVVKLVHDELIQTLGGESKQPTLKHEGNVVFMVGLQGAGKTTSTGKLAKFYKEKGRRVLLVAADTQRPAAREQLRTLGQQVGVPVLEVANGETPQQTKQRLQEALQKDFRDLVIVDTAGRLQIDEALMDQLADLQRELQPTETLLVVDAMTGQEALSVAKTFDERVHLSGLIITKMDGDARGGAALSARFVTGKPIYFAGTSEKLTGLEPFYPDRVAGRILGMGDVLGLIERAQQADLQNMETKKAEDFDLEDLLTQLRQIRKMGPLGDLIKLIPGMSRALPEGFSIDEKQIQKIDSMISSMTLKERRNPKILNASRRKRIAAGAGTQVSEINKLVKMHEQMKDMMKMLQRMSGGKGMGALGAGMKGGRGLQPSQMVPPKLPGSRR from the coding sequence ATGTTTGAGAGCCTCGGCAACAAATTGCAAGACATTCTGGAACGCTTGCAGCGCGAGAAAACCTTAACCGACGCGCAGGTCAAGGCGGCCATGCGCGAGATCCGGATGGCCCTTCTGGAAGCCGACGTGAATTTCGGGGTCGCCAAGGAGTTCGTCGCCCGCGTCAGCGAGAAGGCGGTGGGCCAGGAAGTGCTGGGCAGCCTCGACGCCGGGCAGATGGTGGTCAAGCTGGTGCACGACGAACTCATCCAGACGCTCGGCGGTGAATCCAAGCAGCCGACCCTCAAGCACGAGGGCAACGTGGTGTTCATGGTGGGGTTGCAGGGCGCGGGCAAAACCACCTCCACCGGCAAGCTCGCCAAGTTCTACAAGGAAAAGGGCCGCCGGGTGCTGCTGGTCGCCGCCGATACCCAGCGCCCCGCCGCCCGCGAGCAGCTGCGGACCCTGGGCCAGCAGGTGGGCGTGCCGGTGCTGGAAGTCGCCAACGGCGAAACGCCGCAGCAGACGAAGCAGCGCCTGCAGGAAGCCCTGCAAAAAGATTTCCGCGACCTGGTGATCGTGGACACGGCGGGCCGCCTGCAGATCGACGAAGCGCTGATGGACCAGCTGGCCGATCTGCAACGCGAACTCCAGCCCACCGAGACGCTGCTGGTGGTGGACGCCATGACCGGGCAGGAAGCGCTCAGCGTCGCCAAGACCTTCGACGAACGCGTGCACCTCTCGGGCCTGATCATCACCAAAATGGACGGCGACGCGCGCGGCGGGGCGGCCCTCTCGGCGCGCTTCGTGACCGGCAAACCGATCTACTTCGCCGGCACCTCGGAAAAGCTCACCGGACTGGAGCCGTTCTACCCCGACCGGGTGGCCGGGCGCATCCTGGGCATGGGCGACGTGCTAGGCCTGATCGAGCGGGCACAGCAGGCCGACCTCCAGAACATGGAGACCAAGAAGGCCGAGGACTTCGATCTCGAAGACCTGCTGACCCAGCTGCGCCAGATTCGCAAGATGGGGCCGCTGGGCGATTTGATCAAATTGATTCCCGGCATGAGCCGAGCGCTGCCAGAAGGGTTTTCCATCGACGAGAAGCAGATTCAGAAAATCGACTCGATGATCTCCTCGATGACCCTCAAGGAGCGGCGCAACCCGAAAATCCTCAACGCCTCGCGCCGCAAGCGCATCGCGGCGGGCGCCGGCACCCAGGTCAGCGAGATCAACAAGCTGGTCAAGATGCACGAGCAGATGAAGGACATGATGAAGATGCTCCAGCGCATGAGCGGCGGCAAGGGCATGGGCGCGCTGGGTGCCGGCATGAAAGGCGGGCGCGGGTTGCAGCCCAGCCAGATGGTGCCGCCCAAATTGCCGGGCTCGCGCCGCTGA